In the genome of Hyphobacterium sp. CCMP332, one region contains:
- a CDS encoding GNAT family N-acetyltransferase, with protein MKIIEVKEDYRDLYVKTLRHLIHSTINLPQEALSYFSDPWTADKVKSSKDWVFLLALDENKPSGVILGTPVEGGVGTIIWVLVDNTNQKKGIGTALFHEACKLYKEKKAHKVKLTVPNRRTVEFYEKVGMVLEGEHKNHWWGNDFWSMGLQL; from the coding sequence GTGAAAATTATTGAAGTAAAGGAAGATTACAGAGACTTATATGTCAAAACGCTTCGTCACCTTATACATAGCACCATTAATTTACCGCAGGAAGCTTTGAGCTATTTTTCGGATCCTTGGACTGCTGATAAAGTTAAAAGCTCCAAAGATTGGGTCTTTCTATTGGCGTTGGACGAAAATAAGCCTTCGGGGGTTATTCTTGGAACCCCTGTTGAAGGTGGAGTTGGTACCATAATCTGGGTTTTGGTAGATAATACAAACCAGAAAAAAGGAATAGGGACAGCCTTGTTTCATGAGGCTTGTAAATTATATAAAGAGAAAAAAGCTCATAAAGTTAAACTAACTGTTCCAAATCGAAGGACAGTTGAATTTTACGAAAAAGTCGGAATGGTCCTCGAAGGTGAGCATAAAAATCACTGGTGGGGAAATGATTTTTGGTCAATGGGATTACAATTATAA